In Psychrobacter ciconiae, the following are encoded in one genomic region:
- the pstS gene encoding phosphate ABC transporter substrate-binding protein PstS produces the protein MRKNFRQVTIVAMMTAAMALSACNKSNNETTTQNSSADSGSTAQASKNTTAAADKNDAIAMTITGAGASFPQPIYAKWSADYHQKTGGQVNYQSIGSSGGIKQIIAGTVDFGASDAPMTVEELAANNLIQFPTVIGGVVPVVNIKGIAAGALKLDGKTLADIYLGNIKTWNDPAISKLNPELSLPDAAITTVFRSDGSGTTFNFTDYLAKVSPDWQSKVGVDKSVNWPTAKQGAAGKGNEGVASYVARMNNSIGYVEYAFAKQNNMAHVALENAAGNIVQPSTESFAAAGDIDWSQQAGFYKVITNSETANAWPIAAATFILMNKTPKDAKQAAGVLTFFNWAFDEGDKEALALDYVPFSDTAVALFKDSWKQVVDSEGKPVFEPK, from the coding sequence ATGCGCAAAAACTTCCGTCAAGTCACCATCGTTGCCATGATGACTGCCGCTATGGCATTAAGTGCTTGTAATAAAAGCAATAATGAAACGACTACCCAAAACTCTAGTGCCGATAGCGGTTCAACGGCACAAGCTTCAAAAAACACCACCGCCGCTGCTGACAAAAATGACGCCATCGCCATGACCATCACGGGCGCAGGGGCATCGTTTCCGCAGCCGATTTATGCCAAATGGTCAGCCGATTATCACCAAAAAACCGGCGGTCAAGTCAATTATCAATCGATTGGCTCTTCAGGCGGCATCAAGCAAATCATCGCAGGGACGGTGGATTTTGGGGCGTCAGATGCGCCAATGACGGTTGAAGAATTGGCTGCCAATAACTTGATTCAGTTTCCAACGGTGATTGGCGGCGTCGTTCCGGTGGTCAATATCAAAGGCATTGCCGCAGGGGCGCTAAAGCTTGATGGCAAAACGCTTGCGGATATTTATTTAGGCAACATTAAAACATGGAACGACCCTGCCATCAGCAAATTAAACCCAGAGCTTAGCTTGCCGGATGCGGCAATTACCACCGTATTTCGCTCGGATGGCTCAGGGACGACCTTTAACTTTACTGATTATTTAGCAAAAGTATCTCCCGATTGGCAAAGTAAAGTCGGTGTGGATAAATCGGTGAATTGGCCAACCGCGAAGCAAGGCGCCGCAGGAAAAGGCAATGAGGGCGTGGCAAGTTATGTGGCTCGAATGAACAACTCTATCGGCTATGTTGAATATGCCTTTGCCAAACAAAACAACATGGCACACGTGGCGCTAGAAAATGCGGCAGGAAATATCGTTCAGCCGTCAACCGAAAGCTTTGCCGCGGCAGGGGATATTGATTGGTCGCAGCAAGCGGGATTTTATAAAGTTATTACCAATTCGGAAACCGCAAACGCGTGGCCAATTGCGGCAGCGACCTTTATTTTGATGAATAAAACGCCAAAAGATGCCAAGCAAGCGGCAGGAGTTCTTACCTTTTTCAACTGGGCATTTGATGAGGGCGATAAAGAAGCGTTAGCGCTTGATTATGTGCCGTTTTCGGACACTGCCGTCGCCTTATTTAAAGACAGTTGGAAGCAAGTGGTTGATAGCGAGGGTAAGCCGGTATTTGAGCCGAAATAA
- the argH gene encoding argininosuccinate lyase — protein MWGGRFSEATDSFVAAFTASVGFDQRFARHDIEGSIAHATMLGECGILTKDDVATIIDGLKQVLSEIEAGQFQWSLALEDVHMNVESRLTDIIGAVGKKLHTGRSRNDQVATDIRLWLREETDNIVALLVKLQSGLLDLAAKHTATIMPGFTHLQTAQPVSFGHHVMAWFEMLGRDTERFIDARRRINQMPLGSAALAGTTFPIDRTITAKLLGFEGICQNSLDAVSDRDFAIEFTSAASILMMHLSRMSEEIILWMSAQFGFVQIPDRFCTGSSIMPQKKNPDVPELVRGKAARVFGQLTTLLTLMKNQPLAYNKDNQEDKEPLFDCVDTLTGSLLAFADMLPNITPNADNMRAATMKGYATATDLADYLVRRGVAFRDAHEVVGNAVALAIREGVDLSELRLEQLQQFSDAIGDDVFDYLTLEGSLAARDHLGGTAPNQVKRAIERGRKRLEKFA, from the coding sequence ATGTGGGGCGGCAGATTTAGCGAAGCCACCGACAGCTTTGTGGCCGCCTTTACCGCCTCCGTAGGTTTCGACCAGCGCTTTGCCCGCCACGACATCGAAGGGTCGATTGCTCATGCGACCATGCTTGGCGAGTGCGGAATTTTAACTAAAGATGATGTTGCCACCATCATCGATGGTCTCAAGCAAGTGCTAAGCGAGATTGAAGCCGGTCAATTTCAGTGGTCGCTTGCGCTTGAAGACGTCCACATGAACGTCGAATCGCGATTGACCGATATCATCGGCGCGGTCGGCAAAAAACTGCACACCGGTCGCAGCCGCAATGACCAAGTTGCCACCGACATCCGGCTTTGGCTGCGCGAGGAAACCGACAATATCGTCGCCCTGCTGGTGAAACTGCAAAGCGGACTGTTAGACCTTGCAGCTAAACATACTGCAACTATCATGCCCGGATTTACCCATTTACAAACGGCGCAGCCGGTCAGCTTTGGTCATCACGTGATGGCTTGGTTTGAGATGCTAGGTCGCGATACCGAGCGCTTTATTGACGCGCGCCGCCGCATCAATCAGATGCCCCTTGGTAGCGCGGCGCTTGCCGGAACGACCTTTCCGATTGACCGCACCATCACTGCTAAATTGTTAGGCTTTGAAGGTATTTGCCAAAACTCACTGGATGCGGTGTCTGACCGTGATTTTGCCATTGAGTTTACCTCGGCGGCGTCCATTTTAATGATGCACTTATCAAGAATGAGCGAGGAGATTATCCTTTGGATGAGCGCTCAGTTTGGCTTTGTGCAAATTCCTGACCGCTTTTGCACCGGCTCGTCCATCATGCCGCAAAAGAAAAATCCTGACGTTCCAGAATTGGTTCGCGGTAAAGCGGCGCGCGTATTTGGGCAATTAACCACGCTATTAACGCTCATGAAAAATCAGCCGCTGGCTTATAATAAAGACAACCAAGAAGACAAAGAGCCGCTGTTTGATTGCGTGGATACCTTAACTGGATCGCTTTTGGCATTTGCTGATATGCTACCAAACATCACCCCAAACGCCGATAACATGCGCGCTGCCACCATGAAAGGCTATGCCACCGCCACCGATTTGGCAGATTATTTGGTTCGCCGCGGGGTGGCGTTCCGCGATGCTCATGAAGTGGTTGGCAATGCCGTTGCTTTGGCAATCCGTGAGGGCGTTGATTTAAGCGAATTGCGACTTGAGCAGTTGCAGCAGTTTAGTGATGCCATTGGCGATGATGTGTTTGATTATCTAACGCTAGAAGGCTCACTTGCCGCTCGCGACCATCTAGGCGGAACCGCACCAAATCAGGTCAAGCGGGCAATTGAGCGCGGTCGCAAGCGATTAGAAAAATTTGCATAA
- a CDS encoding fructose bisphosphate aldolase, which produces MTNAVYDQQLERIKTGSGFIAALDQSGGSTPKALENYGVSQSDYNDDEGMFDLVHEMRARIMTCDCFDNERVLGAILFEDTMDREVNGKPTANYLWEDKNIVPFLKVDKGLAERMNGVQVMRPIPSLNLLLDKAKNYPVFGTKMRSVIYEPSVDGIELVVQQQFDVAKQILSQGFMPIVEPEVDINSEKKHDCEVILKTAILTNLDSLDDDHQVMLKLTLPDEAGFYQDLIDHPKVVKVVALSGGYSRTDACEKLKQNPGMIASFSRAFTEGLSKQQSDKEFADTINTSIDEIYSASKV; this is translated from the coding sequence ATGACCAACGCCGTTTATGACCAGCAGCTAGAACGTATCAAAACAGGCTCAGGATTTATCGCCGCGCTCGACCAAAGTGGCGGCAGCACCCCAAAAGCGCTTGAAAACTATGGCGTAAGCCAAAGCGATTATAACGATGACGAGGGAATGTTTGACCTCGTTCATGAGATGCGCGCCCGCATTATGACGTGCGACTGCTTTGATAATGAGCGCGTTTTGGGCGCAATTTTGTTTGAAGACACCATGGACCGTGAAGTGAACGGCAAGCCCACCGCCAACTATCTTTGGGAAGATAAAAATATCGTGCCGTTTTTAAAGGTGGATAAAGGTTTGGCTGAGCGTATGAACGGCGTTCAGGTGATGCGTCCGATTCCAAGCTTAAATTTGCTCTTGGACAAAGCCAAAAATTATCCAGTATTTGGCACTAAGATGCGCTCGGTTATTTATGAGCCAAGCGTTGATGGTATTGAGCTTGTCGTTCAGCAGCAGTTTGACGTGGCAAAGCAGATTTTATCGCAAGGCTTTATGCCGATTGTTGAGCCGGAAGTGGACATCAATAGCGAGAAAAAGCACGACTGCGAAGTGATTTTAAAAACGGCTATTTTAACCAATTTAGACAGCCTTGATGATGACCATCAAGTGATGCTCAAGCTGACGTTGCCCGATGAAGCTGGATTTTACCAAGACTTAATCGACCATCCAAAAGTGGTGAAAGTGGTGGCGTTGTCTGGTGGTTATAGCCGAACCGATGCTTGTGAAAAGCTTAAACAAAACCCTGGAATGATTGCCAGTTTCTCACGCGCCTTTACTGAAGGTTTGAGTAAACAGCAAAGCGACAAAGAATTTGCCGACACCATCAATACCTCAATTGATGAGATTTATAGCGCATCAAAGGTTTAA
- the phoU gene encoding phosphate signaling complex protein PhoU: MASELVTFAMRALVEGDFELAEQVISGDDAINQLEMLIDERVLLLLAKRQPAARDLRLVVAISKGVVDIERIGDEAVKIAQMAQKIITEAHSYCHQEVWQLSNQVRLMLNSALIAFETQDAKAAFSVLQSACDVDFEYQSATRALMTYVMADARTISQVIHLLWVLRALERIGDHARNIAELIIYICSGTDVRHSDFATVQSAIEQSQNAIEKSQSAAQNLL, encoded by the coding sequence GTGGCAAGCGAGCTGGTCACCTTTGCCATGCGCGCATTGGTTGAGGGCGATTTTGAGTTAGCTGAACAAGTGATTTCAGGGGATGACGCCATCAATCAGCTTGAGATGCTCATCGATGAGCGCGTCTTGCTGCTGCTTGCCAAACGCCAACCGGCAGCGCGCGATTTGCGCTTGGTGGTGGCGATCAGTAAAGGCGTTGTTGATATTGAACGCATCGGCGATGAGGCGGTAAAAATTGCCCAAATGGCGCAAAAAATCATCACCGAGGCACACTCGTATTGCCATCAAGAAGTTTGGCAATTAAGCAATCAAGTGCGCTTGATGCTGAATTCTGCGCTGATTGCTTTTGAAACTCAAGATGCCAAAGCGGCGTTTTCGGTGCTGCAAAGCGCCTGCGACGTTGATTTTGAATACCAATCGGCAACACGGGCATTAATGACTTATGTCATGGCGGACGCGCGAACCATTAGCCAAGTCATTCACCTGCTCTGGGTGCTTCGAGCCCTTGAGCGCATCGGCGACCACGCCCGCAATATCGCCGAGCTTATCATTTATATCTGCTCAGGAACGGACGTTCGCCATAGCGATTTTGCCACCGTTCAAAGCGCCATTGAGCAAAGCCAAAACGCTATTGAAAAAAGCCAAAGCGCGGCGCAAAATTTGCTTTAA
- the pstC gene encoding phosphate ABC transporter permease subunit PstC — MDSANLNIQQKLRKQQRLDSWFVGITKLAALTVLASLGAILVSLVVGAWPSIQAFGLSFYFSNHWDPVAGEFGALAPIYGTIATSIMALVIAVPISFGIAMFLTELCPKALKKPLGIAIELLAGIPSIIYGMWGLFVFAPFFGNHIQPWLTEHLGELPIIGKLFVGAPMGIGLFCAALVLAIMIIPFIAATMRDVFLVVPTLLKESAYGMGATTWEVMTKVVLPYTKSGVAGGIILGLGRALGETMAVTFLIGNTFNISPSLFASGVSITSALANEFAEAATPLHLSALLNLGLVLFLITFLVLACSRLLIGHLDKRAGH; from the coding sequence ATGGATTCAGCAAACCTCAATATTCAGCAAAAATTGCGCAAGCAGCAGCGTTTAGATTCGTGGTTTGTCGGCATTACTAAGCTTGCCGCGTTGACCGTTTTGGCAAGTTTGGGGGCGATTTTGGTATCGCTTGTGGTGGGCGCTTGGCCAAGCATTCAGGCGTTTGGGCTAAGCTTTTATTTCAGCAACCACTGGGATCCGGTGGCAGGGGAGTTTGGGGCACTTGCGCCCATTTACGGCACGATTGCCACCTCCATCATGGCGCTGGTCATTGCCGTTCCCATCAGCTTTGGCATTGCGATGTTTTTGACCGAGCTTTGCCCAAAAGCGCTGAAAAAGCCTTTAGGAATCGCCATTGAGCTGCTTGCCGGCATTCCCTCCATCATTTATGGCATGTGGGGTTTGTTTGTGTTTGCGCCGTTTTTTGGCAACCACATTCAGCCTTGGTTGACTGAGCATTTAGGCGAGCTGCCCATCATTGGCAAGCTGTTTGTCGGTGCGCCGATGGGAATTGGGCTATTTTGCGCGGCGCTTGTTTTGGCGATTATGATTATTCCGTTTATTGCCGCCACCATGCGCGATGTGTTTTTGGTGGTACCAACGCTGCTTAAAGAGTCGGCGTATGGCATGGGGGCGACCACTTGGGAGGTGATGACCAAAGTGGTGCTGCCTTATACCAAGTCAGGCGTTGCCGGCGGCATCATTTTGGGGCTTGGTCGCGCGCTTGGGGAAACCATGGCGGTGACCTTTTTGATTGGCAACACCTTTAATATCAGCCCAAGCTTGTTTGCCTCCGGTGTTTCTATCACCTCAGCTTTGGCCAATGAGTTTGCTGAAGCTGCAACGCCGCTGCATTTATCGGCGCTGCTCAATTTGGGATTGGTGCTGTTTTTAATTACCTTTTTGGTACTGGCTTGCTCGCGGCTATTGATTGGGCATTTGGACAAGCGCGCCGGTCACTAG
- the thiC gene encoding phosphomethylpyrimidine synthase ThiC → MTQSTPTIHAKASSQKTPKTDALKTPAHRSSLDARFEEESRDLHRILPASKKVYIEGSRPDIQVPMREITLTPTPLQDTPESDWEQNPPFYVYDTSGVYTDPNAQIDLTKGLPKLREGWIEERGDTERLDALSSDYGQARARDITTANLRFAHIDKPRRAKLVDGKAGNVTQMHYARRGIITPEMEYIAIRETQKQHELTDMRQHEGETFGANTPKIITPEFVRDEVAAGRAIIPNNINHPESEPMIIGRNFLVKINANIGNSALGSSIDEEVSKMTWATRWGADTIMDLSTGNHIHETREWLIRNSPVPIGTVPIYQALEKVDGIAEDLTWEIFRDTLIEQAEQGVDYFTIHAGVLLRYVPMTANRLTGIVSRGGSIMAQWCLAHHQENFLYTHFEDICEIMKQYDVAFSLGDGLRPGCLQDANDEAQFGELRTLGELTQIAWKHDVQVMIEGPGHVAMNRIKENMDLQLETCSDAPFYTLGPLTTDIAPGYDHITSAIGAAMIGWFGTAMLCYVTPKEHLGLPNKKDVKDGIITYKIAAHAADLAKGHPGAQARDNALSKARFEFRWEDQFNLALDPDTAREFHDETLPKDAHKSAHFCSMCGPKFCSMKITQNVREYAKGLNNKETDANASLSAAAIDEGMKEMTEKYHAEGRQLYKEV, encoded by the coding sequence ATGACTCAATCTACCCCCACGATTCACGCTAAAGCTTCAAGCCAAAAGACCCCAAAAACCGACGCGCTGAAAACCCCTGCGCATCGATCAAGCTTGGACGCCCGCTTTGAAGAAGAATCGCGCGATTTGCACCGGATTTTGCCGGCCTCAAAAAAAGTATATATCGAAGGCTCGCGACCTGACATCCAAGTGCCGATGCGCGAAATCACCTTAACACCAACGCCGCTTCAAGACACCCCCGAGAGCGACTGGGAACAAAATCCACCGTTTTACGTTTATGACACCTCAGGCGTCTATACCGACCCGAACGCACAAATTGACTTAACCAAAGGTCTGCCAAAGCTTCGCGAAGGTTGGATTGAAGAGCGCGGCGATACCGAACGCCTAGATGCCTTATCAAGCGACTACGGTCAAGCTCGCGCCCGCGACATCACCACCGCCAATTTGCGCTTTGCTCATATCGATAAGCCGCGCCGCGCCAAACTGGTCGATGGTAAAGCCGGCAACGTCACCCAAATGCACTATGCCCGCCGCGGGATTATCACCCCTGAGATGGAATATATCGCCATCCGCGAAACCCAAAAGCAGCATGAACTGACGGACATGCGTCAGCACGAGGGCGAAACCTTTGGCGCGAACACCCCAAAAATCATCACCCCTGAATTTGTCCGTGATGAGGTTGCCGCCGGTCGCGCGATTATCCCAAACAACATCAATCACCCTGAATCTGAGCCGATGATTATCGGTCGCAATTTTTTGGTAAAAATTAACGCCAATATCGGCAACTCAGCGCTTGGCTCATCGATTGATGAGGAAGTGTCAAAAATGACTTGGGCGACGCGGTGGGGCGCGGACACCATCATGGACTTGTCGACCGGCAACCACATTCACGAAACGCGCGAGTGGCTGATTCGCAACTCTCCAGTCCCGATTGGCACGGTTCCGATTTATCAAGCGCTTGAAAAAGTCGATGGCATTGCAGAGGATTTAACGTGGGAGATTTTCCGCGACACGCTGATTGAGCAAGCCGAACAAGGCGTGGATTATTTCACTATTCACGCCGGTGTCCTCTTGCGCTACGTGCCGATGACCGCTAACCGCTTAACCGGAATCGTCTCGCGCGGCGGCTCGATTATGGCGCAGTGGTGTTTGGCGCATCATCAAGAAAACTTTTTATATACTCATTTTGAGGATATTTGCGAGATTATGAAGCAGTACGATGTCGCTTTTAGTCTTGGCGATGGTCTGCGTCCCGGCTGCTTGCAAGATGCCAACGATGAGGCGCAATTTGGCGAGCTGCGAACGCTTGGCGAGCTGACCCAAATTGCTTGGAAGCATGACGTTCAGGTGATGATTGAAGGTCCCGGTCACGTGGCGATGAACCGAATTAAAGAAAACATGGACTTGCAGCTTGAAACCTGTAGCGATGCGCCGTTTTATACGCTTGGCCCGTTAACCACGGACATTGCCCCCGGTTACGACCATATCACTAGTGCCATTGGCGCGGCGATGATTGGCTGGTTTGGCACCGCAATGCTTTGCTACGTCACGCCAAAAGAGCATTTGGGACTGCCGAACAAAAAAGACGTCAAAGACGGTATCATCACTTATAAAATCGCGGCCCATGCAGCCGACTTGGCAAAAGGTCACCCCGGCGCTCAAGCTCGTGATAATGCACTGTCCAAAGCTCGCTTTGAGTTCCGCTGGGAAGACCAGTTTAATTTAGCGCTTGATCCAGATACCGCTCGCGAATTTCACGATGAAACGCTGCCAAAAGATGCTCATAAATCGGCGCATTTTTGCTCAATGTGCGGTCCTAAATTTTGCTCCATGAAAATCACTCAAAACGTCCGCGAGTACGCAAAAGGTCTGAATAATAAAGAAACAGATGCCAATGCAAGCTTGAGCGCAGCGGCGATTGATGAGGGCATGAAAGAGATGACCGAAAAGTACCATGCAGAAGGTCGTCAGCTTTATAAAGAAGTTTAA
- the pstA gene encoding phosphate ABC transporter permease PstA: protein MTTLSARNPATQAPRVFNQRRYQKRKLWNKVGLGFAIFAMGFGLFWLGWILWTLVSQGITGLIEMPIFTQDTPPPMSEGGLKNAIVGSVMISGAGLFIGAPIGLLAGIYLAEFSANSRLAQVIRFLNDILLSAPSIVIGLFVYALMVKNSSFSGWAGAVALALIVIPVVVRTTENMLLLIPNALREAAFALGTPKWKLVLQVTMKAARAGLLTGILLAFARITGETAPLLFTALNNQYFSLDMGQAMGNLPNTIYQFAMSPYDNWHALAWSAALLITLSVLTLNLIARYIGTKDSY from the coding sequence ATGACCACCTTAAGTGCCCGTAACCCAGCGACCCAAGCCCCGAGAGTCTTTAATCAGCGCCGCTATCAAAAGCGTAAGCTTTGGAATAAAGTCGGTTTGGGATTTGCCATTTTTGCGATGGGATTTGGCTTGTTTTGGCTCGGTTGGATTTTGTGGACGCTGGTCAGTCAAGGCATCACCGGGCTGATTGAGATGCCCATTTTTACCCAAGATACGCCGCCGCCGATGAGCGAGGGTGGTCTTAAAAATGCCATCGTCGGCTCAGTGATGATTTCAGGAGCGGGGCTATTTATTGGGGCGCCGATTGGGCTGCTTGCAGGGATTTATTTGGCGGAATTTTCAGCAAACAGCCGCCTTGCTCAAGTGATTCGCTTCTTAAATGATATTTTGCTGTCAGCGCCTTCCATCGTGATTGGTTTGTTTGTTTATGCGCTGATGGTGAAAAACTCGAGCTTTTCAGGTTGGGCAGGGGCGGTGGCTTTGGCACTTATTGTGATTCCGGTGGTGGTTCGAACGACCGAAAATATGCTGCTGCTGATTCCAAACGCGCTTCGTGAGGCGGCGTTTGCTTTAGGGACGCCCAAATGGAAGTTGGTGCTTCAGGTCACCATGAAAGCGGCGCGAGCAGGGCTGTTGACCGGAATTTTACTTGCCTTTGCGCGAATTACTGGCGAGACCGCGCCCTTGCTATTTACCGCACTGAACAACCAGTATTTTAGCCTTGATATGGGGCAGGCGATGGGAAACTTGCCGAACACCATTTATCAATTTGCCATGAGCCCTTATGACAACTGGCACGCGCTGGCGTGGTCGGCGGCGCTGCTGATTACCTTAAGTGTTTTGACCCTCAACCTTATCGCGCGTTATATCGGCACAAAAGACAGCTATTAA
- a CDS encoding oxidative damage protection protein, protein MTETFNPKANTVFCRKYQQDLPKMAHPPFPNKLGREIQDTVSDKAWKEWLEHQTMLINENHLSMLDPEAKKFITEQRNKFLDNEDYERAQGWTPENK, encoded by the coding sequence ATGACTGAAACATTTAATCCCAAAGCCAACACGGTATTTTGCCGAAAATATCAGCAGGATTTGCCAAAAATGGCGCACCCACCGTTTCCCAACAAGCTTGGTCGTGAAATTCAAGATACGGTGTCGGATAAGGCTTGGAAAGAGTGGCTTGAGCATCAAACCATGCTAATTAACGAAAATCATTTAAGCATGCTTGATCCTGAAGCCAAAAAATTTATCACCGAACAGCGTAATAAATTTTTGGACAATGAAGATTATGAACGCGCTCAAGGCTGGACGCCGGAAAATAAGTAA
- a CDS encoding sensor histidine kinase, whose translation MNETSSIAKDEVALLAERLEFFIPKLMGMLKPWQWLLYILTWSLFVTVIDRQNFANLDGFMVKFASRAFQNSLTIIPALYLIDYWRPIFKRMNPLRVCVYVLLLLVTGSIITIMLAMLIKINLGIIEYHQQRFVINTVINAVITAGFTLVFLLYFMRRYEELSALKLSFEQKLKAQNDIMKARIAPHFFFNTINSLTSLIESNPPRASELLQHISALFRASFSGARDISFEEEVALCKHYLAIESCRLSDKLIVHWQLPDDDVMYDMVITALTLQSVLEKMLLNVVESTTETIVINIEAQWRQHRVNIVVTVQLPSKTFVVAQNLRQHIDFRLQAERLQMYFGQSAYINSDVNNKQVTTIINYPLQDVSI comes from the coding sequence GTGAATGAGACCTCAAGTATAGCAAAGGATGAGGTCGCGTTACTAGCTGAGCGCTTAGAGTTTTTTATTCCAAAGCTGATGGGAATGCTGAAGCCTTGGCAATGGCTGTTGTATATTTTGACGTGGTCGCTGTTTGTCACGGTCATCGATCGGCAAAACTTTGCCAACCTTGATGGCTTTATGGTGAAGTTTGCCAGCCGTGCGTTTCAAAACAGCTTAACGATCATTCCTGCACTTTACTTAATTGACTATTGGCGACCGATATTTAAGCGTATGAACCCATTGCGGGTTTGCGTTTATGTACTGCTGCTTTTGGTGACAGGATCTATCATTACCATCATGCTTGCCATGCTCATCAAAATCAATTTGGGCATCATCGAGTATCATCAGCAAAGGTTTGTCATTAACACGGTTATCAATGCGGTAATAACGGCAGGATTTACCTTGGTGTTTTTACTTTACTTTATGCGCCGCTACGAAGAGCTGTCCGCGCTTAAATTGTCCTTTGAACAAAAGCTCAAAGCGCAAAATGACATTATGAAAGCCCGAATAGCGCCGCATTTTTTCTTTAATACCATCAACAGCTTAACGTCGCTCATTGAATCTAACCCACCGCGAGCTTCTGAGCTGTTGCAGCACATCTCAGCGCTGTTTCGAGCAAGCTTTAGCGGTGCTCGCGATATCAGCTTTGAAGAAGAGGTGGCGCTTTGTAAGCATTATTTGGCAATTGAGTCTTGTCGGCTTTCTGATAAATTAATCGTTCACTGGCAGCTTCCTGATGATGATGTCATGTATGACATGGTCATCACCGCCCTCACCTTACAAAGCGTTCTTGAAAAAATGCTGTTAAACGTGGTCGAAAGCACTACCGAAACCATTGTTATCAATATTGAGGCGCAGTGGCGACAGCATCGAGTGAATATTGTGGTGACCGTTCAGCTGCCAAGTAAAACTTTCGTGGTGGCACAAAATCTGCGTCAGCATATCGATTTTCGCTTGCAAGCTGAGCGACTGCAAATGTATTTTGGTCAAAGCGCTTATATCAATAGTGATGTGAATAACAAACAGGTGACCACCATCATCAACTATCCCTTGCAAGATGTCAGCATTTAG
- the pstB gene encoding phosphate ABC transporter ATP-binding protein PstB, giving the protein MLSSAEPAAAFATTTAKLNVQNLNFYYGKFHTLKNINIDIQDKKVTAFIGPSGCGKSTLLRSFNRMFDLYPNMKAEGQIYLDDMDILAKSTDVNLLRSRVGMVFQKPTPFPMSIFDNVAFGVRLYEALSKAELADRVEWALKKAALWNEVKDKLNASGLSLSGGQQQRLCIARAVATRPEVLLLDEPTSALDPISTGAIEDLIEDLKQDYTIAIVTHNMQQAARISDVTAYMYLGDLVEVGATDQIFTSPQQQATEDYITGRYG; this is encoded by the coding sequence ATGCTTAGCAGCGCTGAACCGGCGGCAGCGTTTGCCACCACGACCGCCAAACTTAACGTTCAAAACCTTAACTTTTATTACGGCAAGTTTCATACGCTAAAAAATATCAACATCGACATTCAAGACAAAAAAGTGACCGCATTTATTGGACCGTCAGGTTGCGGCAAATCAACGCTTTTGCGAAGCTTTAACCGGATGTTTGATTTGTACCCAAATATGAAAGCCGAAGGTCAGATTTACCTTGATGACATGGATATTTTGGCAAAATCAACCGACGTCAATTTACTGCGCTCGCGTGTTGGTATGGTATTTCAAAAGCCCACGCCATTTCCGATGTCGATTTTTGACAACGTGGCGTTTGGCGTTCGCCTTTATGAAGCGCTTAGCAAAGCTGAGCTTGCCGATCGCGTCGAGTGGGCGCTTAAAAAAGCCGCGCTTTGGAATGAGGTTAAAGACAAATTAAACGCCTCGGGATTGTCGTTATCCGGTGGTCAGCAGCAGCGGCTTTGTATTGCGCGAGCTGTTGCAACGCGACCTGAAGTGCTGCTCCTTGATGAGCCAACCTCAGCGCTTGACCCGATTTCAACTGGCGCGATTGAGGATTTGATTGAGGATTTAAAGCAAGATTACACCATTGCTATCGTCACTCACAATATGCAGCAAGCGGCGCGAATCTCCGATGTGACTGCTTATATGTATTTGGGCGATTTGGTGGAAGTTGGCGCCACCGACCAGATTTTTACCAGTCCACAGCAGCAAGCGACGGAAGATTATATTACGGGGCGCTATGGCTAA